One part of the Aurantibacillus circumpalustris genome encodes these proteins:
- the mutL gene encoding DNA mismatch repair endonuclease MutL, which produces MSINTIALLPDHVANQIAAGEVVQRPASVVKELLENAIDAGATYIKLIIKDAGKSLIQVIDNGKGMNPFDARMCFERHATSKINKADDLFTLTTKGFRGEALASIAAIAQVELKTKQEEDLVGQHIVMEGGKMISQSECQTPTGTSFIIKNLFYNIPARRNFLKSDQVEQKHIIDEVERIAIPHTNVHFVLQSNGNEILNLPQGNLMQRIKSLLGSYIQKELVQINEDTSFVKIAGYVSLPGSAVKTKKEQYFFVNNRFVKNPFLNHAIYEAYKELISFQSHPKYFIFLELDPKHIDINIHPTKTEVKFTDDKTVYMLLLSSIKRALGKANVSPSLDFESETGIQHENAEVGKVYTQPKISYNTNYNPFHSPASNAGNPALEKANKQNWESMFEGFKNNTETVMAAPEQEQQLMEEIKKESIDFSVFQLNFKYIITAYNQNVMIVDQQRAHERIVYEHYMNSKKENSVPSQQLLFPEQIEMSANDFSLVKGLLDEFKFLGFEFEVFGKNSIVVNGTPADMQDFNVVQTIEGIIETYKLNTIDAKVEKKDNLCRAIAKNISIKYGKALEQEEMKLLLNHLMQCENPLYTANGKVVMMNVEYNDVERFFKK; this is translated from the coding sequence ATGTCGATAAACACAATAGCACTTTTACCCGATCATGTTGCAAATCAAATTGCTGCCGGTGAGGTGGTACAACGACCTGCAAGTGTGGTAAAGGAGCTGCTGGAGAATGCCATTGACGCGGGCGCAACGTATATTAAACTCATTATAAAAGACGCTGGGAAAAGCCTTATTCAAGTCATTGATAATGGAAAAGGGATGAATCCTTTTGATGCACGCATGTGTTTTGAGCGCCACGCTACTTCTAAAATAAATAAAGCAGATGATCTGTTCACCCTTACTACCAAGGGCTTTCGGGGTGAAGCGCTGGCAAGTATTGCAGCGATTGCGCAGGTAGAATTAAAAACAAAACAGGAAGAAGATTTAGTTGGTCAGCATATTGTTATGGAAGGTGGGAAAATGATTTCGCAAAGTGAATGTCAAACTCCAACCGGTACATCGTTTATTATTAAGAATTTATTTTACAACATTCCAGCGCGACGTAATTTTTTAAAGAGCGATCAGGTTGAACAAAAACATATTATTGATGAGGTGGAGCGGATTGCAATTCCACATACGAACGTACATTTCGTTTTGCAAAGTAACGGAAATGAAATCTTAAATCTGCCTCAAGGAAATTTGATGCAGCGCATAAAATCTTTGTTGGGGAGTTATATTCAAAAAGAATTGGTGCAGATTAACGAAGACACTTCTTTTGTAAAAATAGCAGGCTACGTGAGCCTTCCGGGCTCTGCTGTAAAAACAAAAAAAGAACAATATTTTTTCGTAAACAATCGCTTCGTAAAAAACCCTTTCTTAAATCATGCTATTTATGAAGCCTATAAAGAACTGATTAGTTTTCAATCGCACCCTAAATATTTTATTTTTTTAGAACTCGATCCCAAGCACATTGACATTAATATTCATCCAACAAAAACAGAGGTAAAATTTACTGACGACAAAACTGTGTACATGCTTTTGCTAAGTTCGATTAAACGAGCCCTGGGAAAAGCAAATGTTTCTCCTTCGCTCGATTTTGAATCAGAAACTGGTATTCAACATGAAAATGCGGAAGTTGGAAAAGTATACACGCAACCAAAAATAAGTTATAATACAAATTACAATCCATTTCACTCTCCGGCTTCTAATGCTGGTAATCCAGCTTTAGAAAAAGCAAATAAGCAAAACTGGGAAAGTATGTTTGAAGGATTTAAAAATAATACCGAAACCGTTATGGCAGCTCCAGAGCAAGAACAACAGCTCATGGAAGAAATAAAAAAGGAGTCTATTGACTTCAGTGTATTTCAATTGAACTTCAAGTACATCATTACGGCTTATAATCAAAACGTAATGATCGTTGACCAACAGAGGGCTCACGAGCGCATTGTATACGAACATTACATGAATTCGAAAAAAGAAAACAGTGTTCCGTCGCAACAATTGTTATTTCCCGAACAAATTGAGATGAGTGCAAATGACTTTTCATTAGTAAAAGGTTTGCTCGATGAATTTAAGTTTTTAGGATTTGAATTTGAAGTGTTTGGTAAAAATAGTATTGTAGTAAATGGTACCCCGGCCGACATGCAAGACTTTAATGTTGTACAAACTATCGAGGGAATAATCGAAACTTATAAATTAAACACCATCGATGCAAAAGTTGAAAAGAAAGATAATTTGTGCCGAGCCATTGCAAAAAATATTAGCATTAAATATGGCAAAGCACTTGAACAAGAAGAAATGAAATTGTTACTCAATCACCTCATGCAGTGTGAAAACCCTTTGTATACGGCTAATGGCAAGGTGGTGATGATGAATGTAGAGTATAACGATGTAGAACGTTTTTTTAAAAAGTAA
- a CDS encoding rhomboid family intramembrane serine protease: protein MNFNNQYRPGGFGGLPVVTKNIIIINVILYLATVLAESRGIDLVKYLGLHYFTAPDFRPHQFVTYIFMHGSLMHIFFNMFGVYIFGQVLEQVWGPKRYLIFYILTGFGAALAQYIVIYFSVSDLVQSIDLVQTNLSDKTFTELFNSRDFSARISREFIPDYESFVNQYNAALNDGSPRAMALASQFLLDYKHQFLNSQVIIGASGSLFGLLGAFGMLFPNRELYLYFFIPVKAKWLVIGYGAIELFSGWKNDPLDNVAHFAHIGGLVIGVILVLIWRRDRNNFY, encoded by the coding sequence ATGAACTTTAATAATCAATATAGACCTGGTGGTTTTGGTGGTTTGCCTGTAGTTACCAAAAATATTATCATCATAAACGTTATACTTTATCTGGCAACCGTTCTTGCGGAAAGCAGAGGAATAGATTTAGTAAAATACCTTGGTTTGCATTATTTTACGGCACCAGACTTTAGGCCGCATCAATTTGTTACCTACATTTTTATGCACGGAAGTCTTATGCATATTTTTTTCAATATGTTTGGAGTATACATTTTTGGTCAGGTGTTAGAACAAGTGTGGGGGCCAAAACGTTATTTAATTTTTTATATTTTAACTGGCTTTGGAGCGGCTTTAGCGCAGTACATCGTTATTTATTTTTCGGTGAGTGACCTGGTTCAGTCTATTGATTTGGTTCAAACTAATTTGAGCGATAAAACATTTACAGAATTATTTAATTCAAGGGACTTTAGTGCGCGTATTTCTCGCGAGTTTATTCCTGATTATGAAAGTTTTGTGAATCAATATAACGCAGCGCTAAATGACGGCTCGCCGCGCGCTATGGCATTGGCTTCACAGTTTCTTCTGGATTACAAACATCAGTTTTTAAATTCACAAGTAATTATTGGCGCCTCTGGATCTTTGTTTGGCTTATTAGGAGCCTTTGGGATGTTGTTTCCAAACAGAGAATTGTATTTGTATTTTTTCATTCCAGTAAAAGCAAAGTGGTTGGTCATTGGATACGGCGCCATTGAATTATTTTCAGGTTGGAAAAATGATCCGCTTGATAATGTAGCGCATTTCGCACACATTGGTGGTTTAGTAATTGGTGTTATTCTCGTTTTAATATGGAGAAGAGATAGAAATAATTTTTATTAA
- a CDS encoding rhomboid family intramembrane serine protease — protein MDFLKNIKDNFQKQGVLTQIIIINVAVFLTVNIVGNVSHLNLLQYLALPIGAQVFLFKFWTLFTYMFTHAGLGHIFWNMVLFYFMSQVFFTIMGQKKLLYLYVMSGVSGGALMLILGLIFPEQFQYASLIGASAAVMGVGAVMAVYSPNYKVYLFGMFELSYKFFFLGVFVLNTIIDLSENTGGKISHIGGTLFGLIYGYYLKQGIDLFNISLKAKQKHNLKVVSRSGSYSESSASKKTSEEHTMDELLDKISKSGYDSLTKNEKDELFRLSQKK, from the coding sequence ATGGACTTTTTAAAAAACATAAAAGATAATTTTCAAAAACAAGGGGTTTTAACACAAATCATTATTATTAATGTGGCTGTTTTTTTAACAGTTAACATTGTAGGAAATGTTTCTCACTTAAACCTCCTTCAATATCTAGCGCTGCCTATAGGCGCTCAAGTATTCTTATTCAAATTTTGGACACTATTCACATACATGTTTACGCATGCAGGATTAGGACATATATTTTGGAACATGGTTTTATTTTATTTTATGTCGCAAGTATTTTTCACCATCATGGGGCAGAAAAAATTACTTTACTTATATGTGATGAGTGGGGTTAGCGGCGGTGCACTTATGCTCATTTTAGGTTTAATTTTTCCTGAGCAATTTCAGTACGCTTCTTTAATTGGCGCTTCTGCGGCTGTAATGGGTGTTGGAGCAGTTATGGCAGTTTATTCACCAAATTATAAAGTTTATTTGTTTGGCATGTTTGAACTTTCGTACAAATTCTTTTTTCTTGGCGTTTTTGTTTTAAACACAATTATTGATCTATCAGAAAACACAGGAGGAAAAATTTCTCATATTGGTGGAACACTATTTGGCTTGATTTATGGTTATTATTTGAAACAAGGGATCGATCTTTTTAATATTTCACTCAAGGCAAAACAAAAACACAATTTAAAAGTTGTGAGTCGAAGCGGTTCTTACAGCGAGTCATCAGCCAGTAAAAAGACAAGTGAAGAACATACCATGGATGAATTACTAGATAAAATCTCAAAAAGTGGTTATGATAGTTTAACGAAAAATGAAAAAGATGAGTTATTTAGACTGTCGCAAAAAAAGTAG